The Malus domestica chromosome 13, GDT2T_hap1 genome includes a window with the following:
- the LOC103423874 gene encoding phosphate transporter PHO1 homolog 3-like, with product MKFGKEFSAQMVPEWKDAYMDYDYLKSLLKEIQVCKQRNNPDPQAAASPRSYGLKRRLTLYRAFSGLTKSRHTQQPASPSSTSDIESQAILVNSVNENGSKSYQTMFLMAAEEGGVQELEYFKRLDDEFNKVDKFYRSKVDEVMKEAAVLNKQMDALIAFRIKVENPQRTFDWSGEMTRLASDVATSTAALAAATPRSARASRRVLAMDAIEESGLNSSGDEEKEDKRSGDVEMKVKKPESLRGTRPTPLDILDQVTMNHMAETPRSTIKGFLNVAPHTELKFSRANLSKVEQQLRRAFIEFYQKLRLLKSYGFLNTLAFSKIMKKYDKVASRDASKSYMNMVDNSYLGSSDEITKLMERVETTFIKHFSNSNRRKGMAVLRPKPRVERHRTTFALGCFAGCTAALILALVLIIRARNIMDNPERSKYMENMFPLYSLFGFIVLHMLMYAGNIYFWRRFRVNYSFIFGFKQGTELGYREVLLLSSGLAMLALASVLANLDMEMDPKTNDYKALTELLPLFLLLLVIVILLCPFNIIYRSSRYFFLVCVFHCICAPLYKVTLPDFFLADQLTSQVQAFRSLPFYICYYGGGDYKVRKTTCRSDDVFKIFTFIVACVPYWSRLLQCIRRLVEEKDPMQGYNGLKYFFTIVAVSMRIAYTHNKDVNWKILAGIFSIVAAIYGTYWDLVVDWGLLQRRSKNRWLRDKLLVPYKSVYFIAMVLNVLLRFAWLQTVLNFSVSFMHTQTMISVVASLEIIRRGIWSFFRLENEHLNNVGKYRAFKSVPLPFNYDEDECKDE from the exons ATGAAGTTCGGGAAGGAATTTTCTGCACAAATGGTGCCGGAATGGAAAGACGCATACATGGATTACGACTATCTAAAATCCCTCTTAAAAGAAATTCAAGTCTGCAAGCAAAGAAACAACCCCGACCCACAGGCCGCCGCCTCGCCCCGCAGCTACGGCCTAAAGCGCAGGCTCACGTTGTACAGAGCCTTCAGCGGTCTGACCAAAAGTAGGCACACCCAGCAGCCCGCCAGCCCTTCTTCCACCTCCGACATTGAGAGCCAGGCCATTCTTGTCAATTCCGTCAACGAAAACGGCTCTAAGAGCTACCAGACGATGTTTCTGATGGCGGCGGAGGAAGGCGGAGTTCAGGAGCTGGAGTACTTCAAGAGGCTTGACGACGAGTTCAATAAAGTGGACAAGTTTTATAGGTCGAAGGTTGACGAGGTGATGAAGGAAGCTGCGGTTCTTAACAAGCAAATGGACGCTTTGATTGCGTTTCGGATCAAAGTGGAGAACCCTCAGAGAACGTTTGATTGGTCAGGGGAGATGACTCGCCTTGCTTCCGATGTTGCCACGTCTACAGCTGCATTGGCTGCAGCCACCCCACGCAGTGCCAGAGCAAGCA GGCGGGTACTGGCTATGGATGCGATTGAAGAGAGCGGATTAAACAGTTCGGGTGacgaagaaaaagaagacaaaaggAGTGGAGACGTTGAGATGAAGGTGAAGAAGCCGGAGAGCTTGAGAGGCACTAGGCCTACGCCACTGGATATACTGGACCAGGTGACAATGAATCACATGGCTGAGACGCCGCGTTCCACCATCAAAGGCTTCCTCAACGTGGCTCCACATACGGAGCTCAAGTTCAGCAGGGCTAATCTCAGCAAAGTTGAACAACAGCTCAGGCGCGCTTTCATTGAATTTTACCAGAAACTTCGGCTTCTGAAGAGCTACGG ATTTTTGAATACGTTGGCTTTCTCAAAGATCATGAAGAAATACGATAAGGTGGCTTCAAGAGATGCATCAAAATCTTACATGAACATGGTGGATAACTCGTACCTTGGCAGCTCCGACGAG ATTACCAAGCTTATGGAAAGGGTTGAAACTACGTTCATCAAGCATTTCTCGAACTCCAATCGCCGAAAAGGAATGGCGGTCTTGAGACCAAAACCGAGGGTAGAAAGACATCGGACAACATTCGCTCTGG GTTGCTTTGCTGGCTGCACAGCTGCCCTCATATTAGCCCTTGTATTGATCATTCGTGCTCGAAATATTATGGATAATCCGGAGAGAAGTAAATACATGGAAAACATGTTTCCTCTATACAG CTTGTTCGGATTCATAGTTCTCCACATGCTTATGTATGCCGGAAATATATACTTTTGGCGGCGGTTCAGAGTCAATTACTCTTTCATATTCGGTTTCAAGCAAGGAACCGAGTTGGGATACAGAGAGGTCCTCCTTCTGAGTTCTGGTCTGGCAATGTTAGCACTAGCCTCTGTGCTCGCAAATCTTGACATGGAGATGGACCCGAAAACCAATGATTACAAAGCGCTAACCGAGCTTCTCCCACTCTTCTTGCTCCTG CTTGTGATTGTGATATTATTATGCCCCTTCAACATCATATATCGCTCGAGTCGCTACTTCTTCCTGGTTTGTGTGTTCCACTGCATCTGTGCTCCTCTCTATAAG GTCACACTCCCGGATTTCTTCTTGGCAGATCAGTTAACTAGCCAGGTGCAAGCCTTTAGAAGTCTGCCATTCTACATTTGCTATTATGGCGGGGGAGACTACAAAGTCAGAAAAACAACTTGCAGATCAGATGACGTCTTCAAAATTTTTACTTTCATCGTGGCGTGCGTTCCATATTGGTCCCGCCTCCTTCAGTGCATCCGCCGTTTGGTTGAAGAGAAAGATCCAATGCAAGGTTACAATGGACTGAAATATTTCTTCACCATCGTAGCTGTCAGCATGAGAATAGCCTACACTCATAACAAAGACGTGAACTGGAAAATTCTTGCTGGGATTTTCTCAATTGTTGCAGCTATCTATGGAACATACTGGGATCTTGTCGTGGACTGGGGACTTCTGCAACGCCGCTCCAAGAATCGATGGTTGAGAGACAAACTCTTGGTCCCTTACAAAAGCGTATACTTCATAGCCATG GTGTTGAATGTGCTGCTGAGATTTGCCTGGCTGCAGACAGTTTTGAATTTCAGTGTCTCCTTCATGCATACACAGACAATGATCTCGGTTGTGGCGAGCTTGGAGATAATTCGTCGAGGGATATGGAGTTTTTTCCGGTTGGAGAACGAGCATCTCAACAATGTCGGAAAGTACAGAGCATTCAAGTCAGTGCCACTGCCCTTCAACTATGATGAAGACGAATGCAAAGATGAGTAG
- the LOC139190465 gene encoding uncharacterized protein encodes MERYYKKQCLNPHSNISGGPSPSNIPSSPPPPPSNIPRSPPSNIPSRSQQSEATELDLDEILANLPADPAHRRRMIDYPPNYREAIRRHYLQIDPCQPRDHIMPRKVSDNRCFIIRWFDKFKWLEYSISKNAAFCRYCYLFKCDFDQMGSSGSDVFTEIGFTNWKKGPENLRVHEGGVGSLHNKAVQQARDLMTQKQHIETFVIKQTDEARINYRTLLSASLECTRWLLGQGLPFRGHDESLKSSNRGNYLELMQFLSKHNEQVRKVVFENAPKNLKYTSSDIQKDLVRACAIETVDAITKDMEGAFFSLLVDGARDSSTKEQMAVVLRYVNKKGEAIEKFLGVQHVSSTTNSSLEEAIERLFATANLSMSKLRGQGYDGASNMKGELNGLKTKILNKYPQAFYIHCFAHQLQLALVFVAKENEDVANFFINASSLVNLIGSSCKRRDAFRKKQQAQIQKALNLGNLETGKGLNQEMSLMRPCDTRWNSHYGTIVSIIVMFEAVVEVVEWIKSDRNQDNLGEATRLFKDIQTFDFAFHLFLMRLILGITNELSQALQKKDQDIVNAMALVEVCKQRLQSLRDDDFGDLLQDVEKFCEEHDIIVPNMEDLHFVPGKSRRKAQKITNFHYYRVNLYFQVLDMQLKELNDRFNEVNTELLLCMACLSPVNNFASFDKAKIVRLAQLYPQDFDRMDLMNLPIQLDNYIHDMKITFMI; translated from the coding sequence atggaacgatactataagaaacaatgcttaAATCCTCATTCAAACATTTCGGGTGGTccttctccttcaaatattccgagtagtcctcctcctcctccttcaaatattccaagaagtcctccttcaaatattccaagtaGGTCACAACAAAGTGAAGCCACTGAGTTGGATTTGGATGAAATATTGGCTAATCTTCCTGCAGACCCTGCACATAGACGTCGAATGATTGATTATCCACCTAATtatcgtgaagcaattcgtagaCACTATCTCCAAATTGATCCTTGTCAACCTAGAGACCACATCATGCCAAGAAAGGTTAGTGACAATCGATGTTTTATCATTCGTTGGTTTGATAAGTTTAAgtggttggagtatagtataTCAAAAAATGCTGCATTTTGCCGTTATTGTTATCTTTTCAAATGTGATTTTGATCAAATGGGTAGCAGTGGAAGTGATGTCTTCACTGAGATAGGGTTTACAAATTGGAAGAAAGGACCCGAAAATCTTCGAGTCCATGAGGGAGGTGTTGGAAGTCTTCATAATAAAGCTGTACAACAAGCTAGAGATTTGATgacacaaaaacaacacattGAAACATTTGTGATTAAGCAAACTGATGAAGCTCGCATTAATTATCGTACTTTATTGAGTGCCTCACTTGAGTGCACAAGATGGTTGTTGGGACAAGGTTTGCCTTTTCGTGGCCACGATGAATCGTTGAAATCAAGCAATAGGGGCAATTATTTGGAGCTTATGCAGTTTCTTTCCAAGCATAATGAACAAGTTAGGAAGGTTGTGTTTGAGAATGCTCCCAAGAATCTTAAGTATACTTCTTCCGATATTCAAAAAGATCTTGTCCGTGCTTGTGCCATTGAAACTGTAGATGCAATCACTAAAGATATGGAAGgtgcatttttttctcttttggttgatgGAGCACGTGATTCTTCAACTAAAGAGCAAATGGCGGTGGTATTGCGTTATGTGAACAAAAAAGGAGAAGCAATTGAAAAGTTTTTGGGTGTTCAACATGTCTCCTCTACAACTAATAGCTCTCTTGAAGAGGCCATTGAGAGATTGTTTGCTACAGCAAATTTGAGTATGTCCAAGTTACGAGGACAAGGCTATGATGGAGCTAGCAATATGAAAGGTGAGTTAAACGGtcttaaaacaaagattttgaaCAAATACCCTCAAGCATTTTATATTCATTGCTTTGCACACCAACTCCAACTAGCTCTTGTATTTGTGGCAAAGGAAAATGAGGATGTTgccaatttcttcatcaatgctAGTAGTTTGGTGAATCTTATTGGATCATCGTGTAAGCGTCGTGATGCATTTAGAAAGAAACAACAAGCACAAATTCAGAAAGCTCTTAATCTTGGTAATCTTGAAACGGGTAAAGGGTTAAATCAAGAAATGAGTCTCATGCGTCCATGTGATACACGGTGGAACTCGCATTATGGTACTATAGTTAGTATTATTGTTATGTTTGAAGCCGTGGTGGAGGTGGTTGAATGGATAAAAAGTGATCGCAACCAAGATAATCTCGGTGAAGCAACTAGGTTATTCAAAGACATACAAACATTTGATTTTGCATTTCACCTTTTCTTGATGAGACTTATATTGGGAATTACAAATGAGTTATCACAAGCATTGCAAAAGAaagatcaagatattgtgaatgcGATGGCATTAGTGGAAGTATGCAAGCAAAGACTACAATCCTTGAGAGATGATGACTTTGGAGACTTGCTTCAAGATGTAGAAAAGTTTTGTGAGGAGCATGATATTATCGTTCCTAACATGGAGGATTTGCATTTCGTACCTGGAAAATCAAGGCGTAAAGCtcaaaaaatcacaaacttcCATTACTATCGTGTGAACCtctattttcaagtccttgatATGCAACTAAAGGAGTTGAATGATCGCTTCAATGAGGTAAACACCGAGTTACTTCtttgtatggcatgtttgagtccggtgaataattttgcatcttttgacaAAGCAAAAATTGTTCGTTTAGCCCAACTTTATCCTCAAGATTTTGATCGTATGGACCTTATGAATCTTCCAATTCAACTTGATAATTACATTCATGATATGAAGATTACATTCATGATATGA